The region CCGCACGGGACTTCGGCAACCGGTGTGTCCAGACGGCCAGTTGGGACCCGGGCTACGAGCTGCCCAGCCACACCGAGGACTGCCTCGACCTCAATGTCTACGTCCCCGAAGGCGCCGGAAGCCGGCCGGTGATGGTCTGGCTGCACGGCGGCGGGCTCACCGCGGGTGCGGGCGAGGACATCGTGCCCGACACCTTCGCCCGCCGGACCGGCACGGTCGTCGTGACCGTCAACTACCGCCTCGGCGCGCTGGGATTCCTCGCCACCGCCGGACTCGACGGTGAGGCGCGCGACGGGGTTTCGGGCAACTTCGGCATGCTCGACCAACAGGCCGCACTGCGCTGGGTGCGCGCCGACATAGGCCGCTTCGGCGGCGATCCGGGCCGCGTCACCGTCGCGGGCGAGTCGGCGGGCGGCCGCTCGGTCTGCACCCAGCTGGCCTCGCCGACCTCGAAGGGCCTGTACCGGGCGGGGATCGTCGAGAGCGGCGCGTACGGGAACTGCGCGGCGCGCACCCACGAGGCGGCCGTGGCCGCCGGCGCGGCCTTCGCGCGGAAGGTGGGCTGCGCCGATCTGTCGGCGGCGTGTCTGCGCGGCAAGTCGTCCGCGGAGATCCTCGCCGCCCAGGGCGGATTCGACTGGGGGCCCGTCGTCGGCGGCGCCTTCCTGCCGGTACAGCCCTTCGAGGCGTACGCGAAGGGGGCCGCGGCCCGGGTCCCCGTACTGAACGGGGCGAACGAGGACGAGGGGCGGCTGTTCGCCTTCGCCCGGTTCGACCATGCCGGCACCCCGCTCACCGCCGAGCGGTACCCGGCGGTCGTGAAGGAGGCCTGGGGCGCCGATCCGGGCGAGCGGGTGCTCGAGCGCTATCCGCTCGACGGTTACCCGTCGCCGACTCTCGCCTACGCCACCGCCTTCGGTGACTACCTCATGGCGTGTCCGGCGCTGCGGCTCGACGCGGTGCTCGCCGGACGCGGGCCCGTGTACGCGTACGAGTTCGCCGACCGCACCTCGCCGCCGTTCGCCTCGCTGCGCGATCTCCACACGAGCTTCGACTTCGGGGCGACCCATGTGAACGAGGTGCAGTACCTCTTCAAACACTTCGGGCTCCCCACCCCGCTGAACGCGGAGCAGCGGGCGCTGTCGCGGCAGATGATCCAGTACTGGGGGTCCTTCGTCAGGGGCGGGGTGCCGCGTGCCGACGGGCAGCCCGCGATGCCCGGCGGCGTCGGTCCGGTGCTCTCGCTGCGGACCGCCTCACGGGGCGGAAACGTGGTGAGCACGACCGTCCACCGGGAGCATCGGTGCGATCTGTGGGACGCCGCTCCGCGAGGCTGAGCGGTAGGCTTCCCGGCGTGCGCCCGTCGTCGCGGGCGTACGCCGGGAAGTGTGCGATTCGGGAGGAACCGGCGTTGGACGTCCAGCATTGGCTCGAGACGGTGCCCGCGGTCAGCATCTATGCGCTGGTGGCCCTGGTCATCGGCCTGGAGAGCCTGGGCATCCCGTTGCCCGGCGAGATCATCCTGGTTTCGGCGGCGCTGTTGTCCTCGCAGCACTCGGGCATCAACCCCGTCATCCTCGGGGCGTGCGCCAGCATCGGCGCGATCGTCGGCGACTCCATCGGCTATGCCATCGGGCGTAAGGGCGGGCGCCCCCTGTTGGCCTGGCTGGGTGCGAAGTTCCCCAAGCACTTCAGCGAGGGGCACGTCGCGACCGCCGAACGGTCCTTCCAGAAGTGGGGCATGTGGGCCGTCTTCTTCGGCCGGTTCATCGCGCTGCTGCGGATCTTCGCGGGGCCGCTCGCGGGTGTGCTGAAGATGCCGTACTGGAAGTTCCTGATCGCCAATGTGCTGGGCGGGATCATCTGGGCCGGGGGCACCACCGCGGTCATCTACTACGTGGGTGTCGTCGCCGAGTCCTGGCTGAAGCGGTTCTCGTGGGTCGGGCTCGTGGTGGCCGTGCTCATTGGGCTTGCCTCGATGCTGATCGTGAAGCGCAAGGCGAAGAAGGCGGCGGCGGAGATCGAGACGGGGGAGCGGGAGCCGGTGACGGCTCCCGAGTAGTTTTCGTTGTCGGGTGCGCGCGGGTGGTGTGTGGCTGGGCGCGCCCACGCGGCGGAGCCGCACAGCGACACGGCCCCGCGCCCCCGCGGGGCGCCCCTCAGCCTCCGTGCGCCTGCTTGTGCGTCTTTGCCAGGTCCACGTAGAAGGTGCCGTTCAGGGTGAGGCCCTGGCGTTCCTCCTCCGTCAGGGGGCGCTTGACCTTGGCGGGGACTCCGGCCACCAGGGAGCCCGGCGGGACCTGCATCCCCTGGGGGACCAGGGCCTGGGCCGCCACCAGGGAACCGGCGCCGATCACCGCGCCGTTGAGGACCGTGGCGCCCATGCCGATCAAGCAGTCGTCCTCGACCGTCGCGCCGTGCAGCACGGCGTTGTGGCCGACCGAGACACGCTCGCCGACCGTGATCGGGAAGCCCGGGTCGACGTGGAGGGTGCAGTTGTCCTGGATGTTGCTGTCGGCGCCGATGACGATCGGACCGAAGTCGGCGCGCAGTACCGCGCCGTACCAGACGCTCGCGCCCGCGTGCAGGGTGACGTCCCCGATCACCACGGACATCGGTGCCGTGAACGCCTCCGGGTCCACCCGCGGGTCCTTGCCGCCGATCCCCATGATCAGCGCCTGCTGCGTCATCAGCGTCTCCTCGTTGTCGTCGGCGGCGGCGGTACAGCGGCACCGTATGCCATCGCTCCCGGCCCCGGTGGGGCGAAGATCACAGCGGTGATCTCTGCTTGGCCCAGGTCGCCCTGAGTACGGTGAGCGGGTGCCCAGCAACAGGAACGTGTTCTCATCATGGGGGCGCCGCCTCGCGCAGCGCGCCGTCCACGCGGGCTGGGCCTGGGTGCAGCGCACGGGTTCGGTGACGGCCGAGCACCCGGGGCGGCTGCGCTTCGGCGCGATGGGAACGGGTACCAGACTCGCCTTCCCGCTGGGCACCGTCTTCGGGGAGCCCTGGATCCATCTCGGTGCCCACTGCATCGTCGGCGAACAGGTCACCCTCACCGCCGGTCTGATGCCCGACCTCGACCTCGGCGCCGACCCGATCCTGCGCGTCGGCGACGGTGTCGTGCTCGGCCGCGGCAGCCACGTCATCGCCGACACGACGGTCACGATCGGCAGCGACTGCTACTTCGGGCCGTATGTGTATGTGACGTCCACGAACCACTCGTACGACGATCCGCACGTGCCCATCGGCAAGCAGTGGCCCCGGATGGAGCCGGTGGAGATCGGATCCGGCTGCTGGATCGGCACCGGGGCGGTGATCCTGCCGGGGGCGCGGATCGGGCGGAACGTCGTGGTGGCGGCCGGTGCGGTGGTGCGCGGCGCGGTGCCGGACCACTCGGTCGTGGCGGGGGCTCCCGCCCGGGTCGTACGTCGCTGGGACGCGGTCGACGGCTGGCAGCCGCCGCTGCGGACGCCCGCGCCGGTCCCGATTCCCGACGGGGTGACACCGGAGCAACTGCTCGCGCTGTCGGAGCTGGACGAGGAGACGGTGGAGCGGCTGGCGGAGCTGGACGCCGAGTCGTCCTGAAGCCGGTCGGGACTGATCAGCCGGTGGCCAGCAGTACCGTGCCGACCAGTGCCAGGCCCGCGCCCGCCGCCTGGATTCCGCGCAGCCGTTCGCTGAGGAAGCCGCGTGCGGCCAGGGCCGTGACCACCGGATAGAGCGAGGCGAGGACGGCGGCCACCGTGACCGGGCCGTGCTGGGCGGCGACGGAGTACGTGCCGTTCGCCGCGACGTCCGCGAGGCCGACGAAGGCGAGTGCGGGCAGGGAGTGCCAGGGGAAGCCGCCCTCGGGGAGGGCGGCGGCGCCGCGTCGCACGGAGACGAGGAGCGCCGCGCCACCGGTGGCGACGTTGGTCAGGCGCTGCACGAACAGCGCGAGGAACAGCCCGGTCACCGACGAGGACGCCTCCGCGATCAGCACGAACACCGTGCCGAAGCCGAGCGCGGCGATCAGCGTGAGGAGGACCGCCTGCCGTTGCACGGGGGCGCCTCTCAACTGGGGCCCGCCGGCGAGCGCGACGCCCACGACGGCGACCGCGATGCCCGCCACCTGCGTCAGCCCGGGGCGCTCCCCGAGGAAGAGTCCCACGGTGATGGGGACCGCAACGGCCAGGGAGCCGAGCGGGGAGACGACGCCCATGGGGCCGAGGGCGAGCGCCTTGTAGAAGGAGAGCAGCGCGACGGGTCCCACGAGTCCCGCGGCGAACGCGAACCACAGCTGCGGTCCCGCCGCGCTCCAGCCGCCGGTCACGACCACGATCGCGCCCAGTACCGCCGCCGCGATCGACTGCGAGACGACGACCACGGTGAGCGCGGGCGTACGCCGGGTCAGCAGCCCTCCGCCGAAGTCGGCCAGGCCCCACAGGAGGCTGGTGGCCAGAGCGAAGATCGCTGTCATGGGTCGCCTCGCAGTACAGTTCAGTGAACGATCAGGTGCACCACAGCATAGTTCATTCTATTGAACTCTGTAATCTAGAATATTGGACGCAGACTATTGGACGGAATGTGTCGGATCTCGACCTGCTGACCCAGTCGCTGGCGCGCAACGTCAAGCGCTGGCGCACCGAGCGCGGCTTCACCCTGGACGTGCTCGCCGGCCGCGCCGGAGTCAGCCGCGGCATGCTCATCCAGATCGAGCAGGCCAGGACCAACCCCAGCATCGGTACCGTCGTGAAGATCGGTGACGCGCTCGGCGTCAGCATCACGACCCTCCTCGACTACGAGCAGGGCCCCAAGGTCCGGATCGTCCCGGCCGAGCAGGCCGTACGGCTGTGGCACACGGACGCGGGCAGCTACAACCGCCTTCTCGCGGGCACCGAGGCGCCCGGACCGCTGGAGATGTGGGACTGGCGGCTGATGCCGGGCGACGGCAGTCCCTCGGACCCGCACCCCACGGGGACGGTCGAACTCGTCCATGTCATGGCGGGCGAACTCACCCTCAGCGTCGACGGGACCGACTACCGCGTCCCCGAGGGTGCGAGCGTGTCGTTCGAGGCCAACACCCC is a window of Streptomyces mirabilis DNA encoding:
- a CDS encoding gamma carbonic anhydrase family protein; its protein translation is MTQQALIMGIGGKDPRVDPEAFTAPMSVVIGDVTLHAGASVWYGAVLRADFGPIVIGADSNIQDNCTLHVDPGFPITVGERVSVGHNAVLHGATVEDDCLIGMGATVLNGAVIGAGSLVAAQALVPQGMQVPPGSLVAGVPAKVKRPLTEEERQGLTLNGTFYVDLAKTHKQAHGG
- a CDS encoding carboxylesterase/lipase family protein, whose protein sequence is MNRGRIVRSGRLRTLLAGATVFAAALVAPAPALAVPAPAHAAQDPAVVRTAAGLVRGEVTAEGRQFLGIPYAQPPVGTLRWRNPEPVAPWRGVRTARDFGNRCVQTASWDPGYELPSHTEDCLDLNVYVPEGAGSRPVMVWLHGGGLTAGAGEDIVPDTFARRTGTVVVTVNYRLGALGFLATAGLDGEARDGVSGNFGMLDQQAALRWVRADIGRFGGDPGRVTVAGESAGGRSVCTQLASPTSKGLYRAGIVESGAYGNCAARTHEAAVAAGAAFARKVGCADLSAACLRGKSSAEILAAQGGFDWGPVVGGAFLPVQPFEAYAKGAAARVPVLNGANEDEGRLFAFARFDHAGTPLTAERYPAVVKEAWGADPGERVLERYPLDGYPSPTLAYATAFGDYLMACPALRLDAVLAGRGPVYAYEFADRTSPPFASLRDLHTSFDFGATHVNEVQYLFKHFGLPTPLNAEQRALSRQMIQYWGSFVRGGVPRADGQPAMPGGVGPVLSLRTASRGGNVVSTTVHREHRCDLWDAAPRG
- a CDS encoding DedA family protein; this encodes MDVQHWLETVPAVSIYALVALVIGLESLGIPLPGEIILVSAALLSSQHSGINPVILGACASIGAIVGDSIGYAIGRKGGRPLLAWLGAKFPKHFSEGHVATAERSFQKWGMWAVFFGRFIALLRIFAGPLAGVLKMPYWKFLIANVLGGIIWAGGTTAVIYYVGVVAESWLKRFSWVGLVVAVLIGLASMLIVKRKAKKAAAEIETGEREPVTAPE
- a CDS encoding DMT family transporter, with translation MTAIFALATSLLWGLADFGGGLLTRRTPALTVVVVSQSIAAAVLGAIVVVTGGWSAAGPQLWFAFAAGLVGPVALLSFYKALALGPMGVVSPLGSLAVAVPITVGLFLGERPGLTQVAGIAVAVVGVALAGGPQLRGAPVQRQAVLLTLIAALGFGTVFVLIAEASSSVTGLFLALFVQRLTNVATGGAALLVSVRRGAAALPEGGFPWHSLPALAFVGLADVAANGTYSVAAQHGPVTVAAVLASLYPVVTALAARGFLSERLRGIQAAGAGLALVGTVLLATG
- a CDS encoding acyltransferase; protein product: MPSNRNVFSSWGRRLAQRAVHAGWAWVQRTGSVTAEHPGRLRFGAMGTGTRLAFPLGTVFGEPWIHLGAHCIVGEQVTLTAGLMPDLDLGADPILRVGDGVVLGRGSHVIADTTVTIGSDCYFGPYVYVTSTNHSYDDPHVPIGKQWPRMEPVEIGSGCWIGTGAVILPGARIGRNVVVAAGAVVRGAVPDHSVVAGAPARVVRRWDAVDGWQPPLRTPAPVPIPDGVTPEQLLALSELDEETVERLAELDAESS
- a CDS encoding helix-turn-helix domain-containing protein; its protein translation is MSDLDLLTQSLARNVKRWRTERGFTLDVLAGRAGVSRGMLIQIEQARTNPSIGTVVKIGDALGVSITTLLDYEQGPKVRIVPAEQAVRLWHTDAGSYNRLLAGTEAPGPLEMWDWRLMPGDGSPSDPHPTGTVELVHVMAGELTLSVDGTDYRVPEGASVSFEANTPHTYANKGDVPVEMVMAVSVPFVH